The following coding sequences are from one Pocillopora verrucosa isolate sample1 chromosome 5, ASM3666991v2, whole genome shotgun sequence window:
- the LOC131790106 gene encoding uncharacterized protein, giving the protein MAILRFVQLQSFSREFDALRQVSDKGGGDERGRAKQKKMVLKKASSLTRLDPYIHEGLLRVGGRLSRADDLPEETKHPIILPRKSHVTNLIIKRLHERLAHAGRGHTLAKLREKYWVTGANAAVRHLIANCVTCRRNRAPVAEQKMADLPKDRVTPAPPFTYTGVDYFSPYMIKEGRKGLKRYGCLFTCLASRAVHIETANSLETDSFIQALRRFIARRGPIREIRSDNGTNFVGAKTELQQAVYEMNNEQIRSRLHLEGTDWIFNPPSASHMGGIWERQIRTTRKVLTVLLHEHGSRLDDESFRTLLCEVEAIINSRPLTFASSDPDDLNPLSPSNLLTMKTSVVLPPAGVFQRADVYMRRRWRRVQYLANLFWTRWKREYLPTLQPRSKWNSPKRNLAVGDVVLLKDDNCPRSVWPMGRVISAESDKKGLVRTVHLKTQTSQLRRPVDKVVLLLAKEEQSCLDNEQ; this is encoded by the coding sequence ATGGCCATCCTTCGTTTCGTACAGTTGCAGTCCTTCAGTAGAGAGTTTGACGCTCTCAGACAAGTCAGTGACAAAGGCGGTGGAGACGAACGGGGTCGggcaaagcaaaagaaaatggtgcTGAAGAAAGCAAGTTCCCTAACTCGGCTGGATCCCTACATTCATGAAGGCCTCCTTCGTGTTGGTGGCCGCCTTAGCCGCGCTGACGATCTTCCAGAAGAAACGAAACACCCCATCATCTTACCTCGCAAGAGTCACGTTACGAACTTGATTATCAAACGCCTACACGAACGCCTAGCACACGCAGGCCGCGGTCACACACTTGCTAAATTGAGGGAGAAGTACTGGGTCACCGGTGCCAATGCTGCTGTTCGTCACCTAATCGCAAATTGTGTTACTTGTCGCCGTAATCGTGCCCCTGTCGCTGAACAGAAAATGGCTGACTTGCCTAAAGACCGAGTGACTCCAGCCCCGCCATTTACGTATACTGGCGTGGATTACTTCAGTCCGTACATGATCAAAGAAGGTCGAAAGGGACTCAAACGGTACGGATGccttttcacatgtttagcAAGTAGAGCAGTGCATATTGAGACCGCCAATTCTCTCGAAACAGATTCATTTATCCAGGCTCTGAGGCGATTTATTGCTCGTCGTGGGCCTATCCGAGAGATCCGGAGCGACAACGGAACAAATTTTGTAGGCGCCAAGACAGAGTTACAGCAAGCAGTTTACGAAATGAACAACGAGCAAATCAGAAGCAGGCTGCATCTAGAGGGTACAGATTGGATTTTTAACCCACCGAGTGCCAGCCACATGGGCGGCATTTGGGAGCGGCAGATTCGCACTACCCGCAAAGTACTCACTGTTCTACTCCATGAGCATGGCTCCCGTCTGGATGACGAATCCTTTAGAACTCTACTATGTGAAGTTGAAGCTATCATTAACTCGAGACCGCTAACATTCGCTTCGAGTGATCCCGATGACCTCAACCCACTAAGTCCCAGCAATCTCCTGACGATGAAAACCAGCGTTGTACTTCCCCCAGCAGGAGTTTTTCAACGCGCAGATGTCTATATGAGGCGGCGCTGGCGGAGAGTGCAGTACTTGGCAAACTTATTTTGGACGCGTTGGAAGAGAGAATATCTCCCAACTCTCCAACCTCGTTCGAAGTGGAACAGTCCCAAACGGAATCTAGCTGTCGGAGACGTTGTCCTGTTGAAAGACGACAACTGCCCGAGGAGTGTTTGGCCGATGGGACGAGTCATAAGCGCGGAATCAGACAAGAAGGGGTTGGTACGCACGGTTCATTTGAAGACCCAAACCTCCCAACTACGCAGACCAGTTGACAAGGTTGTCCTCTTGCTAGCTAAGGAAGAACAATCGTGCCTCGATAATGAACAATGA